A window of Adhaeribacter arboris genomic DNA:
CATTCCTGCGGTAGCTAACATAATACCTAATATAGTTTGAGTAGATTTATTCATATGGCCGGAAAAATTTAAATTTTAGTGGAATAATTTAAATGAGACAAAGAGATTCCCAGTTTAAGCAGGTTGTAACCCGTTAAATTTTTAGCGTTTTGGCAATAAAGTTCTATTTAGCTATCCCTGCAAGAAATAACAAATATTAATATTGTTCTATTTTTAATTTACTTCCGGAAAGAAAACCCGAGAATGAAAAAAGTTTAAAGGTTATTTACTTAGTTGGTATTTCTTTAAATTTAAAACTGTAAAAGGCGTAAATATTCAGGCATACTTTTTCCTTACGTCCGTAATCAGGTATCCGGCTCGTGTGGTAGAATCTGGATTTATTTATACTTATGAAATAGATTTATAGAAATTGAGTGGATTTAAAGTTGCTTTCACTCACTGCTGCAGCCGAGTTTTATTGTATTCTAATTTACAATTCACCGAATATCCTCCAGGTAAATAATATTATTTACTTTATTAACTTTGAGTTGAAACAAAGCAGTAATATCGCTTAACAATAAGTTGGCATCTCCTTTAGGCAAAGGGATAGAACCCGATGCCCGACGATTAAGTAAATTTTTATTTTTAACTTTTGTGTTCACTCCGTAAGTATCGTGCAATTTCTGCAACATTTCTCGCAACGAAGTGCCTTCGAGTAACCATTTATCATACGTCCAGGAATAATACTGTTCGGGGCTTACCCTAACCTGGCGAATAATAGCTGAGGCATGATTTTGCTTTCTAACTTCTATCAAATCGCCCGGACGCAGATAAATACTTTTCTTATTGACGTTATTATTTAAATTCAGCTTTATTTTTCCTGTTTTTAATACAATATCACTAATAGTATTCCTATCGGAAATATTAAATTCGGTACCTAAAACTTCTACCTCTACTTGGTTGGAGAGATGAACTAAAAATTTCTTATTGTTTTTTAGGTGGGTTACTTTAAAAAAAGCTTCTCCATTTAGCCAAACTTCCCGCTCCCGGTTCCACCAATTACGGTTATAAGTGAAAGAGCTGTTACCATTTAAATACACCACTGAATTATCAGGTAAGGTTAACTGCTTCGTTTGGCCAAATGCTACTTTAACATTTATTTTCTGATTTTGCCAGGTCAACCATCCTCCGAGAGCAATTACCATTATCCCGCTAATGGCTGCTGCAACTTTTAAAATTTGGTAAGTCTCTTTTTTAGAACTTTCCCGCAAAAAGATTTGCTTGCTCTTATTACTAAAATCTTTATTCGGTAATTCCAGAACTGTTTTTCTCCAAACTTCTTTTTCTGCTTTTAAAACCTGGGCAAGCACTTGGTCATTCTCAAAGGTAAATTCTTCCTGCCATTGCAGCGCTTGATCTACATGAGCCGGGTTTTCGTTTAACCAATTTTCTACCCGAGCTTCTTCTTCCTTGGAGCAATCACCCGAATAATATCGTCTGATTAAATCAGGAGTTACTCTATCTTTCATTTGGTGAGTTGCTTGATCCGCTTTTTACGTTTTTGCCCTTCTATTTATACCGATTCACTTTTTATCGATCTACCCTTACTGTAAAATTAAATTATTTTAAAATAAGTATAATTTTATCAAAAAAAGCTGATTAACTGGCGTCTTAGGCTGGAAATAGCACTGGAAATTTGCGCTTCTACCGTTTTTACGGAAGTACCCATTTTTTCGGCTACTTTGCTATAGGTCATACCGTGTTCCCGGTTCAGATAAAAAGCATCCCGGGTGCGGGGAGGTAAATTAGCCAAAGCCGCGGCGTAGCCTTTTATTAATTCCAGATGGGCAAATTTTTCTTCTAATTGGTTATCGGCGATATCTGCTTCGTTTAACTCATCGCGGGAAATAAATTTAATCTGCTTCTTTTTACTCGTTTCCCGCAACACAAAATTACGAGCGACGATAATAATATAGGCCTTTACGTTTTTAATACCGGCTAAGTGCAAGGTTGCTCTTTGATCCCACAATTTAAGAGAGATCTCCTGAATCCAATCTTTGATTTGCTCCGGATCGCGCGAGTAGCGTAACAGAGATCGCGCTAAAGATTCGTAGTAAAGATGAAACAACTCTTGGAAAGCATCTTTATTATCCTGAGCAATTAATTCTAACAATTCTTTATCCGTGTAAATTGGCTTCTTCATACTATCTGGTAAATAAAATGGAACAATGCAGTATAGCCGGTCAAAAAAGAATCAATCGCCTGCCTCGCGTTACTAAGACTTTTTAACTTAGGTTTTAATTTTTTCTTAATAACAAAAGCTTGTTTTTGTAAATTATTCAAGGGTATACTGCATAGTTACAAATATTTACTTTAAAGGCCAATACTCGTTAAAAAAATCGAAATCGTGTAAAAGCACCTTTGTTTTAAATCAGTTTTTATTAAAAATTATAATTAATTAAGCAACCTACCTATAATTTATAACCGTTTAAACGAAAATTTAAATTTGTAATCCTGTTGAATCAAGGTTGATAAGCAAGCCTTTATAGAAAATAATCAAGCTTTAATTCCTCTAATTCCTTCTTTCCAGATGAACTTTATTTGGCAACTATAATTTTGAATTATTGAATAAGTGCGTAAAATAGTGATCGTTTTTCCAGACTATTGCTGAAAAGGTAAGCTTATAAATGACTCTATTAAAAGCTTAGAAAGATTAATTGGATGTTTTTTTTTACTATGAAAGCAATACTTAACAAAAAGAAACCCACTTCATTTAAAAAAAACAAAGTGGGTAAGATAAGCTTGTAAATAAACCTGATTAGAAAGTGTAGCCTAACTTGTGTACCAATATTTGCCAGTCTAAACCTTGCCGGTAAGAGGCCTCGGAGTAACCAGAACCTGCTCCTAAAAGGGTGTCTAGCTGGGTTAAATATCCTTGAATACTTTTTTGCAATTTCTCGTCTTTAGGCCAGGCTCCACTTGCCCGACGCATCGACTGCCGGAAAATACGGTAGACGGCTGGATTACTAATATCTTCGTGTTCAGTGCATGGCCATTCTTTGGGGTTAGCCGCCAAGTACAAAATGGCTTCTATGGCCTTTTTAATCGAAACTCCTTCCAGAGTAACGTAATTCCACAGATCTACTCCGGCATTTTCAGCCAGGCTACCTAAACGCAATAAAAAATCCAGGTTTTTTTGGCAATAAGTGGCGGGTTTGGTTCGCCTCAACTCTTCGGGCATCGCGCCTGCTGGTACCGGAATTTCTTTACTAGCTCCTGTTTGGTCTTTTACCTCTATCTTGCCTGCTTGGGGTAAAATTTGGTTAGATAGTAAACCTTTAGAAGTTTCAGTATCTTTGATTACAGTATTAATTTCATTCACCACCCAGGCATCTTCGCCGATAAATTGAGCATAGGTTAATACTTGTAGTTCGTAAGCACTCCGGATATTATTCTGCGCATTTTTAATCCCGAGCATCATTTCGTAATGATAATAATCCTCAGTACCTTCCTTAGGAACCTCTTTATAAGTCGTCGTCATCCACTCCCATAAACTCCGGAACCAATCTTTTAACCCTGAATCTACGTCAGAAGCCGCTTCAAATGCCTTTGATTCTCCCAACAACTGGTAGCCATCTAATAATATCGTTAATACTTCCGCATCTACAAACCCGGTAGCCCGGCCAAATCCGTTGTTCATGCCCTGAATAATTTGCGCGTATTTAAAATGAGGATTCATCCGGGTGGTTTTGTCCAGAAAAAAAGCCTGCAATAATTTCAAAGCTTGTTCGGCGTACGCTTCCTTCCTGGTAAAAAAATAACCTAAACCTAAAAACTGAATATCTTCACAAATATTCCGTAATAAGGTTTGGTCCGGAATGGCATTGGATTCGGGATTAGTTTTTCCGTCACTAGCCAGGTAGGGTAATCCGTTTTCCGTGGTTGGATCCGGCCACCAATAAGTAGCTAAACTTACGTAATCGTTGGGCGATCCGGTAGCTACCATAGGTTTGGTAATAGTGGCACCACTTTCATCCTGAAAACGATAAGTATCCGGTTTGGGAGCAATGCCGTAAGGAGTTTTAGCCAAGATGGTCCGGCTCTTAATGTAGCTTTTAAGCTTATTAACTGCAGTTTTTAAAACAATCCGGTCAGAGGCTCCGGCCAATACTGCCTTATACGTCTCGACATTCGTTTGCAACGCGGTAAATGACCAAGTAAATGTTCCTCTTATGGGATTAGCTCCTAAATTAAAATCAGGTAGATGGAAGTCATCATCTTGGTCACTAGTACTATTTTCCCCCGGCTCAAGTTCCCCATAGTCAAAGTTGAGGTATTCGTCCTCCGATAAGGGTTGTGTAGTAACAGATTCAGGTTCATCTAATGTAATTGTTGGTACTCCATCCGTCAGAATGGATGCCTTTAGCGGCGCGTGCTCACTAATTTGCTTATTTAAATTGTCGATAGTATTGGTTTCCATTTTTACCGCGTAAAAAATTACTTCATACTCTGTTCTAATTAAAAAGGGTGGCTGTAGGAAAGGCTTAGATTAGGAAGTTTTTGAATACGCTAATGGTAAAAAATAACTCTAGTGTGCCTAATAATCAAAATTATCAGGCTTAAGGGAGCCTTTTTCTAAGTAAATTTTTATTAAATATAAGTTTATTTTTAAATGATACCAGTAAGAGCCCGTTTAAAATTAGGAAATCTCCCGTTTAGTAGGTGCTGATTTTATAAACTCGCAATTAAATCAAGTTCTTTTTATAATAACTGCAAGGTTTTTAGCTAAATAATGACATAGTTAGTAAAAAAAAGTATTTTTGTTTTTATCTCGTTTTTAGAGCGGATAAAAATTGGCGAATTTATAGAAAGAAAGCACCGAAATGTCAGACTACAACTTTAACCAGATTGAGAAAAAGTGGCAACTATATTGGAATCAAAAACAAACTTTTAGCGTAAGTATTGACCCTAACCGTCCCAAATACTACGTACTCGATATGTTTCCGTATCCGTCCGGAGCCGGATTACACGTAGGTCACCCGTTGGGTTATATTGCTTCTGATATTGTGGCGCGTTATAAGCGCATTAAAGGATTTAATGTTTTGCATCCCATGGGCTTCGATGCCTTTGGCTTACCCGCCGAACAGTATGCTATCCAAACGGGTCAGCACCCGGCCGAAACTACCGAACAAAATATTGCCCGCTATAAAGAGCAATTAGCTAATATGGGGTTTTCTTTTGACTGGAACCGGGAAGTTCGCACCTCTGACCCTGATTATTACAAATGGACCCAATGGATTTTCCTGAAATTGTTCGAATCTTGGTATAACCAGGAAACGAATAAAGCCGAACCCATTGCCACTCTCGTGCAAAAATTTAAAACTTCGGGTAATACCCAGGTGAAAGCTGCCTGTAACGAAGAAGCCATTCCGGATTTCACGGCGGAACAATGGCAGCATTACAAGGAAAAACAGCAGCAAGAAATATTATTAAGCTATCGTTTGGCTTTTTTGTCGGATGCTACCGTTAACTGGTGCCCGGCTTTAGGTACCGTTTTAGCCAACGACGAAGTTAAAGACGGCGTATCGGAACGGGGTGGTTATCCGGTAATTCGCCAAAAAATGAAGCAGTGGAGTTTGCGCATTTCGGCCTATGCCGAGCGGTTACTGAATGACCTTGACCACGTTGACTGGACCGACCCCATTAAAGAAATGCAGCGCAACTGGATTGGCAAATCTATTGGCGCGGAACTTAATTTTAAAATTAAAAATTCAGAACATCAGCTGAAAGTATTTACTACCCGGGCGGATACCATTTATGGCGTTTCTTTCCTGGTTATCGCGCCGGAGCACGAATGGGTACCCGAATTAACTTCTCCCGAACAGAAAAAAGCCGTAGAAGAATACGTAAATACGGCCAAAAACCGTTCCGAACGCGACCGCATGAGCGATGTGAAACACATAAGTGGTGTGTTTACCGGTTCTTATGTGATTAATCCTATCAACGGCGTGGAGATTCCCTTATGGATTGCCGATTACGTATTAGCCGGTTACGGCACGGGGGTGGTTATGGCGGTACCTGCCAGCGACAGTCGCGATTTTAACTTTGCGAAGCACTTTAACTTGCCTATTATTCCGGTAATTGAAGGCTCTACCCCCGATGAAGTTTACGAAGCAAAAGAAGGCATCATGATGAATTCGGGTTTTCTGAATGGTTTAACGGTAAAAGAAGCCATGAAAGCCGCAGTAGCCAAATTTGAAGAAATGGGTGTTGGTAAAGGTAAGGTACAATATCGGATTCACGATGCGGTGTTTGGCCGGCAACGTTACTGGGGGGAACCTATTCCTATTTATTATAAAAATGATATTCCCTACCCTTTACCGGAAAGCGAACTGCCGTTGATCTTACCGGAAATTGATGCTTTTTTACCCACCGAAACCGGCGAACCACCCTTAGGCAGGGCCAAAGATTGGAAATATAAAGGTCAATATCATTATGAGTTAACAACTATGCCCGGTTGGGCAGGTTCAAGTTGGTATTATTTGCGGTACATGTCCCCGGAAAATAACGAGCAGTTTGTTAGCCCAGAAGCCGAAAAATATTGGGGCAACGTCGATTTGTACATTGGCGGCTCCGAACATGCGACCGGTCACCTGTTATACGCCCGGTTTTGGTATAAATTTTTAAATGACTTAGGATTTGTTTCGCAGGTAGAGCCGTTTAAGAAACTCATTAATCAAGGCATGATTCAGGGTCGTTCTAATTTTATATATCGGGTAAATGGCACCAATAAATTTGTTTCCCATAATTTACGCCATCAATACGATTTTACCCCATTGCACGTGGATGTAAATATTGTTGAGAATGATATTTTAAATATTGAAGCCTTTAAGTTATGGCGCACAGACTTAGCTGACGCAGAGTTTATTCTGGAAGACGGAAAATACATTTGCGGCTGGGAAATTGAAAAAATGTCGAAGTCGAAGTACAACGTGGTAAATCCGGATGACTTGGTGCATAAAGTTGGGGCCGATACGTTACGAATGTACGAGATGTTCTTGGGTCCCTTAGAACAGTTTAAACCCTGGAATACCAACGGCATCGACGGCGTGCATAAATTTTTAAAGCGTTACTGGAAGTTGTTTTTTGCTCCGAGCGGTAATTTTTACGTATCCGACGAAGACCCGACTTCAGCCGAACTTAAAACCCTACATAAAACCATAAAAAAGGTAGAAGAAGATATTGAGCGGTTTTCGTTTAATACTTCGGTAAGTACGTTTATGATATGCGTGAACGAATTGACAACTCTTAAATGTAATAAACGGGCTATATTAGAACCTCTTACTATTATTTTATCGCCGTACGCGCCGCACCTAGCCGAAGAAATATGGCAAATGTTGGGTCACGTGGATAGTATTTCATATGCCCGGTTCCCGCAATGGGAAGAAAAGTTCTTAACGGAAAATTCGTTTGAATACCCAATATCCGTTAACGGCAAAATGCGCGGTAAGCTTACCTTCCCGACGACTATGCCAAAAGAACTTATTGAAAAAGAAGTGGTAAGTTCGGGTTTAATTGATAAATACCTGGAAGGTAAAACTCCAAAAAAAGTGATTGTAGTACCGAATAAAATTGTAAACGTAGTGGTGTAAAAATTAAAAGGCCGGTAAGTTATAGTTACTTACCGGCCTCTTTTAAGGTGTTTAATTTTAATTATACCGGAAAACTATATTTAACAATACGTTTGTATAACTCATCCGGGTTAAAAGGCTTACTTAAATAATCATTCATGCCCACTTGGAAAGCTCTGTCCTGGATATCTAACATAGCCGAAGCGGTTAAAGCAATAATTGGCAATTTTTGGTACTTCTCCCCTTCTAACCGCCGTATCGCTAAAGTTGTATCGTAACCATCTTGTTCCGGCATTTGCAAGTCCATCAAAACTAGGTTATAATCTTTGCTCTTTACAAGATCCAATGCAATTAACCCGTTTTCCGCAATATCAAACTCAATTTCCCATTGGTTTAAAAATTGTTTTACCAGAAAAATATTAATCTGATTATCTTCCGCAATTAAGAGCCGGATTCCTTTTAAACTTTTTGGAGCAGAAACTAGGAGTTCCTTAGAGTCCGGAGAAAGTTGTTGGTTACTGTTTTCGAAGGTTAAGCTAAAGTAAAAAGTAGATCCTTTGCCTACCTGACTTTCTACAAAAATTTCGCTGCCTTGTAATTTAAGCAAGTGCTTGATAATCGTAAGCCCTAAACCAGAGCCACCAAATTCACGGGTGGTATCGGATTTAGCTTGCGTAAAACTTTCAAAAATAAGATCCAGTTTATCCGCTGGAATACCGATCCCCGTATCGTTAACCCGAAAATCAATGGTAGTATGCGTTTCATTTTGGTCCTTAACCGCCGCCGAAATAGTAACACGACCTGTTTTTGTAAACTTTACCGCATTGCTGATGAGGTTGGTTAAAATCTGGCTCAACCGGACCGGGTCTCCCACTAAGGAAGAAGGTAAGTCCTGATCTAACAATAACTTTAGTTGTAAACCTTTTTCAATGGCTATTTGCTGAAGTGGACCGCTAATCTTGGTAATAAGTTTTTTTAGGTCAAAGTCAATTTTCTCAAATTCGATTTTTCCGGCTTCTATTTTACTAAAGTCTAAAATATCATTTATTAACGTTAGTAAGTTATCCGCCGAAAACTTGAGTACTTTTAAATATTCCTGCTGATCTGGCCGGGGATCGTTGTTGAGCAATAAACTGGTAAAACCAATAACAGCATTCATAGGCGTCCGAATTTCGTGACTCATGGTCGACAAGAAATTGCTTTTAGCCTCGTTCGCTGCTTCCGCTTTATTTTTTGCTTCGATTAACTCTTTTTCGGTTTGCTTAAGCTTGGAGATATCTTTGGCAATAATTAAAATACCTTCTACTTCTTTAGCATTATTCTTTAAAAAGGAGAAAGAACAGGAAGCAGGAATCTTAATATCCTGCTTCGTGGTAAACATTAATTCCTCATTTAAAACCTTACCCTGATGTTTAAACTTTTCCATTAAAACGGGCAAAGAGGAATTATCGCTGTGCTGAACAAATGAAGAAAAAGGAATTCCTGTTAATTCTGCTTCGCTATAACCAAGTAATTCCTCTACCGCTTCGTTTACATTCCGAATGGTGAAATCCGTGTTCAGAATCAGGAGCATATCTACTACTCCCTGATAAATGCTCTGCATAAAATCTCGGGAAACAGTAGAGTTTTTAAGCTCCTGTCCTAGCATACTTACCCCAGCAATAACAGCATCTAATTCATCGCCGGTTTCGGAAGCATCCATTTTGTAATCAAAATTTCCGTTTGCTACTTCCGCAATCAGGGTAGTTATTTCCTCAATTCTATCGTTCAGAACTTTCACGTAATTGATTTTAAACTGTAATTCAATCTTTTTCAACAGCAATGGTAGCTTCTATTAACTCCATTGCATAGTTGTCTTTGGCCTGGTAATAACCTACTTTAGGGTATAAAGTAGCTCCTACTCTTTTCTTTTCGATAGTGGCTGATATGCCAAAATTTATTTTTTGGCAACCTAGAGCATTGGCTCTTTTAATTACCTGATAAAGAGTTTGGCGGTAAATGCCGTACTCTATTAAATAATCATAATCCATACCAATTAACATAGGACTGTAGATTTCCGCGTTGTTTTTATGGCAAAAGCACACAGAAACCGGTTTTTTGTTATGCGAGTGTTCTTCTTTCAGGTATAATACCACAAATTCCCATGCCGGATCAGCGTTCATCTCGTAAAAAAGTTTATCCGGAAAAAGAAAGTTATTTATGGCAACATTATTATCTTTTACGTTTTTAAACAAGGTTATCGCATATTCTAGTTCCTCAACTGGCAACTGGTTTTTAACTTTAACCTCAAAGAAATGCTCATTTCTTTTAATTTTTTGGGCAAAATGCCTTCTACTTTTCCGAGAAATGCTTTCTAAGTAACCTTCTTCAGAGGCCCAGTTTAAATTCTCCAGCACACACGATTCCGGCATATCTACTTTCACGAAGCCTTGACCAACCATAAATTCGTCCATTTCGGTGTCATTGGCAGCAAAATCCCGTAAGATTATATTACTCGCATTAACATTTTCTTGCTCCTTAAAGAGTTCATCCATTACGGCTTTGAACGCTTTTTTCCAATAAGGACTTTCTCTATCCAGGTAAATATGTTCGCCTTCTGTGAACAAGCTACCCATAATAATACCCGTTGAGGTTAGATAATAAGGATTGAGTTCTCTTTCTTTCTCTATTACCTTAGATACGGAACTTTGAGAGAACATATCTTCTTTGTGCAGACCCACCACTAAAAATGTAATTAAAACAATTTTACCTTGGTTGTCTTCTACTACATAATATTTAAAATCCCAATTGTTTTCTGGTTCTTCGTTGTTGCGGAAAGTGGTTTCTAAAAATTTCAACCCATTCCAATCAATCATGCCGGTATTTCCTAAGTATTTATTCCAAATAGCAGGATCAATTTTTTCGATGGAGGAATAGCGCTTAATGTTAAGCTGATTTTCAATAACCAGCTTAAGAGTAGTAGAAGTTGAAACGTGCGTTGAAGGAGCCATTTTAAAAGCTTTCCGGATTTTCTCATCGGTCTGGTTGGTTTCCTTTAAGGCTCTAGTGAAATGATGTTTCAGTTTATCTACCAATATCTCAATATGCTCCAGTGAATTGTTGAGGGAAATGGTAATCCGGATACCAATATTCTTTGCCGGAACAGCCGGGAAGGTGGCCAGATTAACGTAAATACCATCGTTTAACAATTCATGAACCAGGTAATTACCCATTTCCATGGTTCCCGTGCCAATAAAGAATATCGGACTATTGTTCTCGTGAACTAAAGGCAGGTTTGTTTGTTTCAGTAAGGTATTAAAATAAGTTATTTTTTGCTGTAATTCTTCTTGGTATTCATAAATCTCATTACTTAAATGGATGCGGGCAGAGGCAATAGCAGCACCCAAAGTAGCCGGTTCTATTTGCACGGAAAAAGTAAGTGGCCCCCCAAAGTTATTCACTTTATTGTACCATTCTTCGTTCGGGAAAAGCGATAAACCACCACAGGCTCCAAATCCTTTACCAAGATTAGCGGTAAGAATCATTTTACGGTACAATCCTTCGGGCATTTGGCTCATAACATAACCGGTACCGTGTTTGCCGGCCCAGCTCATACCATGCGCATCATCTACGTATAAATATAGTGGTTCGTACTTCTCGGCTAAAGCAATCAGCTCTTTCACAGGAGCGTAGTCTCCGTACATGGAGTAAACCCCATCGGCCATGTACCAGATTTTATCATATTTATTTCGTTGCTTTTTAATCCGGTCTTCGAGCATTTCCAGATTATTATGCCGGATCATTTCTACGGCTACTCCTTGGCTTAATAATTTTTTTACCGCTTCCTGCACACTAGCGTGTACCTGGTGATCCAGAATTACTAAATCATTGGAACGTATAATGCTAGGGATAGTAGTTAAATGCGAAAGGGTACAATTTTTAGAAATAACAACCGGAGCATTGTACATTTTTTGAATCATACTTTCCAGTTCGCTGTATAAAGGATTGGAAATATACGTGCGCGACATGGGAAACTGAGTTCCGAAACGCTGAATGGCATCAATGGCACTTGCTTTAATTTCAGGATGATGTTCTAATCCCAGATAGCCGCACGTACCAAAATGAAGAACTTGATGACCATTTAAGGTTAGAGACTGTCCGTTTAAAGAATGATCTTGCGCGTGCAGGTGAATAATTCCTTTCTTTTTGGACACTGACAAAACAGAATCTACAGTATCTAAAATATTATTGTGTCTAATCTTTGCCATTTAATCTTTAATTTTGTAGAGTTGATTTTCCTAATTTTTGTATCATAAAATTGGACAACACTAATATTGCACTTTATATTCAATTTAAATGGCACAATTCCAAGAAGGTAGTAGAACCAAGAAGCAAGAAACCAAATATGTTAATATGTATATTCAAGAAGGCATCTTTCAATGCTATTTTAAAGCGATGGATATTATGGATATAAATGTGGCGGAAGCGACTGTGCGAGACCGCTTGCAATTTTTTGAGAATACCGCTTACCCTTGCTTGTTTGATATAACGCAAGTAAAAGAAACTACTAAAGATGCCCGCGATTTTATGGCGAATGAGGGTAATAATTTAGTTTTAGCCAGTGCCATGGTGGTAAACTCTCCCATGCTTAAAATGATGGCCAACTTTTATATAATGGTTAACAAGCCGAAAAATCCTACTCGTTTATTTACAGATCGCGAAAGTGCCTTAGAGTGGTTAGAGCAATTTAAAAGTTAGTACGAAGAAAACAATTGTACTTATATTGTATTGCTTCTCCTTATTACCTTTAAATTTAAACATTTGACTTTTATGATTTTCTAAGAAATAGATTTTTAGAATTTTAAATTTTTATATAAACCATTTTAGAAGCATCCTCTAAGGAAGCACGTTAAATCTCACAAAATTTATAGCTTTTACGCTATTTTATTAAATGAGTGAAATTAAAAAAAAAGCAAAGTAGTAATAAAGAATTACCCTATTTATGCTCTTTAATTTAGGAAAGAAAGCCAATTGGCGGCTCATCTTGAATATTGATATTTAATTTTAGGGCCCGGGTAAGTTTCGCGTAAACAAGCAGGTA
This region includes:
- a CDS encoding GNAT family N-acetyltransferase — its product is MAKIRHNNILDTVDSVLSVSKKKGIIHLHAQDHSLNGQSLTLNGHQVLHFGTCGYLGLEHHPEIKASAIDAIQRFGTQFPMSRTYISNPLYSELESMIQKMYNAPVVISKNCTLSHLTTIPSIIRSNDLVILDHQVHASVQEAVKKLLSQGVAVEMIRHNNLEMLEDRIKKQRNKYDKIWYMADGVYSMYGDYAPVKELIALAEKYEPLYLYVDDAHGMSWAGKHGTGYVMSQMPEGLYRKMILTANLGKGFGACGGLSLFPNEEWYNKVNNFGGPLTFSVQIEPATLGAAIASARIHLSNEIYEYQEELQQKITYFNTLLKQTNLPLVHENNSPIFFIGTGTMEMGNYLVHELLNDGIYVNLATFPAVPAKNIGIRITISLNNSLEHIEILVDKLKHHFTRALKETNQTDEKIRKAFKMAPSTHVSTSTTLKLVIENQLNIKRYSSIEKIDPAIWNKYLGNTGMIDWNGLKFLETTFRNNEEPENNWDFKYYVVEDNQGKIVLITFLVVGLHKEDMFSQSSVSKVIEKERELNPYYLTSTGIIMGSLFTEGEHIYLDRESPYWKKAFKAVMDELFKEQENVNASNIILRDFAANDTEMDEFMVGQGFVKVDMPESCVLENLNWASEEGYLESISRKSRRHFAQKIKRNEHFFEVKVKNQLPVEELEYAITLFKNVKDNNVAINNFLFPDKLFYEMNADPAWEFVVLYLKEEHSHNKKPVSVCFCHKNNAEIYSPMLIGMDYDYLIEYGIYRQTLYQVIKRANALGCQKINFGISATIEKKRVGATLYPKVGYYQAKDNYAMELIEATIAVEKD
- a CDS encoding DUF7793 family protein, with the protein product MAQFQEGSRTKKQETKYVNMYIQEGIFQCYFKAMDIMDINVAEATVRDRLQFFENTAYPCLFDITQVKETTKDARDFMANEGNNLVLASAMVVNSPMLKMMANFYIMVNKPKNPTRLFTDRESALEWLEQFKS